In the Chaetodon trifascialis isolate fChaTrf1 chromosome 15, fChaTrf1.hap1, whole genome shotgun sequence genome, TTGCTTCTGGTTTGAAGACATTTGAAATGGATGAAATGTCATATTGCTCTTTCTCTGGTGGAGAAGAATATAAGAATCACTTCCAGCCTGGTGAGTAGAAGAAGCATGAGGCATGAGAAGTCCATGGTTTGTAGGTCCATTCATCGATACCTTTTGCCCTCTCAGGTGTATATGTGTGTTCTGAATGTGGGCACGAGTTATTTGCCAGCTCGTCAAAGTTCGAGCACTCTTCTCCTTGGCCAGCCTTCTCTGAGACGATCCACGAGGACAGTGTGTCCAAACACCCTGAAGCGTGGGGACCCATAAAGGTAGATTACCTTTGCTGGATGTTTGTTCTGATGAGTCCAGACATATCAAAAGGGATTTCCTCCCAGACCTGTTATTGATCATGTGATCTATGGGTACTGTTTTTTGATTTGAATATATTGCAATAGGTTTGTTGTGGGAAGTGTGGCAATGGACTGGGCCATGAGTTCTTGTATGATGGACCGAGAGAAGGCCTCTCACGCTTCTGAATATTCAGCAGCTCGCTGACGTTCATCCCTAAAGGTGAGTCTATgagtgctttctgtctgtcacacacatacagtacattacacAGCTGTGCTGAGAGATCATCCACCTTCAAACCTCTCTGTTTtggcctcttctctctccacagaAAAGGTTGATGGACAGAAAGGTGAGCAagtgtgaaagaggagaaagtcttctgctgctgaaggtgcagACTGTGGATGAAGTGCTCTGGGACAAAGCCTAATGGAGCTCCGGGGCTCTGATGGACGGTGGCCTCACTGGGCAGCAAGAACAGACTGGCTTCAAGCATTTTGTTCAGTCATGAGCACAGGGACACATACAAAATGCAGCACATACAAATTCACCTATGTGGccttgtgctgcagctgtaCAGACACACTGTCATATGTAACGTCCCTCCTTGGCAAAAGAGTACAAGCTCTTTTACTGGTTCAAGTTAAAACCTGAATAGGATAGTAGGTCAGTTTGGCACATTGTTTGCACAGCTCAGTAAAAATTAACCTCCCACTCTGGATCTATGAAAACATGTTGAGCACACTGTGAGGGCTCGCATTCCTTCTCAGAAGTGTAATTGCACACTGCCATCAGTTGATGGTGCTATGAGCCCTAAAAAAATCTGACTCACCCAATGCTCTACAGCAGGCTTCATTTGTTCTCTGTGCAAAAAGGAGTGATAAACATGGTTCTAAGAGGATAAATTGACAAAAGTGAAGAATATCGACTTCGAGTAACCAATTACATTAAATTAAGTACTGAACTTAATgaaattttgaggtacttgtacttaacttGAGTATTTACATTATTTGATTCTTTGTATTCCTACTCCGTTCCACTTATTCCAAAGCTGTAGTTGCATGTTATTCTGAGTTAGGTCCTGTTATTGTATAATGACTACTTGTACTTTTAGTACTTTAATTATATATTGTATCCAACACTAAAGctattttacttgagtaaatatttACTGATGAACTAATGATCTGAACAGTTCTTCCACCAAGTTATAAAATGGACAATGTGGATGTCCTTGGGTGGGCGCTGTTGATGATTTTAAAGTGTAGAGTTGCTGCAAGCAGCCAgtaggtggcagtaatgcaccTAAAAGATGTTTGCTAACAGCCATTAAACAACcaaggaagaagaaggaggaagcagGATCTAGGGGTGGGCGATACTGGGAATTTTGGTATCGATCCGATACCTAGTAAATACAGGGCTAGTATCACCGATACCGATACTTTTTACTTGAAATGTCATGATCATTGaataattttgtgattttgcctTTAGTTGGTTGATTATGATAATGATAAACACAGGACAAAGATTCTTAGCaaataaactgtttatttattaactatatatttataaaaataataaaataatgtaacaaaaatataaatataacaatataaacaacacaacagaaaatacttTATATAAATAAAGTCAGTAATAACAGTCAGTTGTGCAAAATAagtaaacaaaatcaaatacaaatataacaatgtaaacaacacaacagaaaatacttTATATTGCACACAGATCTTtgtggaaaaataaacttagtagtgcaaataaaatgtcatcTACAGTTGGCTCTCATTTGGCTCTTTGCTCACAAGTCCTCCAAGGAAGTATCCCTTTTGGCTATATTCCCATGTTGAAAACAAatttaactgtttttgtttagGAACAgtaacatgttgacatgtttcCCCTTTATTGCACTTCTTCTCCGACTTACTAACTGTCCTGCCTTAGAAAATATCCTTTCTGCAGGTATAGATGTTGCAATTACTTCCAGCTGTTTCTTTGCAATCTtgctcagagacagaaatgttggctcattcattttccaccAAAGAAGTGGGTCTGCATCCCGCGGAATTGCCTTCTCCTCTGAGTACCGGCGCATTTCAATAATGGCATCAGTGCCAGCTCTGCGATGCTGCTGCGATGCTAGGATTTGAGTGTCAAACTCTGCCCATATCCTACCTTTTGCTGCTGGTGGGGATGGAGAAGCTTCTGCAGGGTAGTGTGAGGTGGTTGCAGGAGCCATTGCTGGTGGCAGAGCTTGGGCTTGGTTCAGGAGCTGATTTTGAATGGGCTGAGGCCCAACTAACTGATTGCATTTCAGCATGGAGTCATTTTTTCACAGTGTCAACATTTCCCATGTCCCGGAACCCAGGGACTGTCTGCCCGTCTGACAGAgcagcggagagagagaggtgtgttgTCTGCACGTGGCACAGACAGACTTGGAGAGAAGCTGCGCGCACTCGCATGAACTCTGTGAGGAAATCTGAGTAATTTGCTAACAACAAAGTATTGATCTCATCACGCTAGTATCGATCCGATACCAATAGGCACCTTGGTATCGACACTCTCAATATTTAGATCGATACGGCCAGTCCCAGCAGGATCCTGAAAGCAAGAGGATGTCGTTTTGTAGTTTCTTCTGTGCAGAAGTCTTTAGAGACCACTTTAAACCAGGTATCTTCATGACTTTAACCTTTTGTGCTTGATTTACAATCTATTCATAACGAGTGCTGTCCAGAGAAAGTTTAGCCAACTAAGCAGCCACTGTTAGCTAACTATCCGTTAACGTTGAATAACTTTGCAAACAGCTGTGTAGATGAGATTGAAGTGTCCACCGCTGTCCCTGTGAGCTGTGAACTACCAGTAAAAAGTTTTAGGATGTACTGAAAATCACACTGATTGgcataaatactggaaaaaccTTGCTAGCTAACTAATCAAAATGAGAAGTTAAAGTTCTACTGAAAGAAACACACCCTTAAATTGATACAAACACtactttaaaatgacattacattATCTAAGCACTACTTGAAGAGTAAATTAACCAATGGTTAATTCGTAGCTACATAAATATCTCACACATAGGCCCGATAAGGACGATGGTAAGCAAAACACGAATGTACTTTAGTTGgaatagaaaaaaacagatttattacacacaacacaataaTGAAGAATTCAATAACCCCAAAATAAttgtccttcttttcctttccagTTCTGTTAAGTCAGGTCAGTATGTCTTTTTGTTATAGACAGATTTCAGTTCAGTTAGGGGCCCCCTTTTTAGTATTTTACTTTCGCTGAAGCTTACAACAAGCAAACAACCTGCATACCATATAAATTAACCTTAGCTAATATCAAATTATTTCTCTCAGTATGCAGGTTAATCTGGAAATCTTATCTCTTGATTGTTTCTTCATACTCACGGCTGGCTTACATGTTCACAtattaaacacaaacaacatgcccataattaaaaaatatttcctGAGCAATAATGTCCACCAGCAATAGTAACCTACATTAATTCACATTACAAAACGCTTTGCAGTGCCTTTGTCTCAGTCACACATGTTTCtccgattgtttttttttttttccaattctcACACAGGTGttaagctagcattagctagtGCTAATCAAGAAGAGCAACACTCACCAGAGAATTTAAACACTTATTAATAAATCAAAATTAAACATTAATCCTCCTCTCTTGCTTCGGTAACCAAACGTCCAGGAAAAAACAGGTAAGTATCTCTGGAACAATATCAAACCGACTAAAAACAACTTTTCTcaatttttctcctctcctaaTGAAACTCTGTCGTCTTCTTCTACTACGTACCACTGTGTACGATCCTACTCCCGCTTAGCTACTGAGAAAAGCTTATTCTATAGCGTTTACCGCCCCCCTTTGGACTTCCTGTGAAACAACAACCACACAAACATTACAACTGTAACTGAACATCTGCAAAACACAAGTGTAATTATATacacaaaaaatgaatggaaatgtaagtgtacaaatgaaatgaacaaatgagtTTAACTATAAAATAAATCATATGTCAAATTTATGGGGGTTACAAttagggttgccacctttcagaaatgaaaataagggacgcccaccacagctcctcgggGCCATGACCACCACGGCCCAACTCTgtggtatgttttattttgtgccactgtttttagtaaaggggtgatcaagaaagcaattagtcatacttaaagcttgaaatgctttattaccagtgaacacattctttattgtgcaacattgttgcatataaagtgctgttaattaggctacataaagccgTAATTACATGCATCCCTATTCaacatacaatgaggaaaatttataacaaagtgccatatgcacacaacttagttattgcacaatcaattaacctagttaatgagatagatcagatgtcatccaaacagttaaaccacactaataaaagaatttatgtaatgatcactgaacactgaattcctcaaaaatataaacattttgacatacaCAGATTtcacagaaagctctacaaacatttttagtctaggaaatgtatatatattttaaaaataaacgtttctcttaacaatatttatttattaactgttaatccattagtgtgatttgttctttaaatggccatttatattggctgatactgctgtatatgaaataaatgatcattcatccgactttaaaaactcaacatcctaaacaatcaatcaaaccacaatagtctaatagtaatcatctccactgacgctgtccagccaaggatgtgcctcttcccactcacgtctgtacttttaCAAGCGTTTTCGCCTTTGAGGACGTGctggagtatcgggtgtagtggacatttttaaaaggcgcgggtgttgtgagcagcgccggtgtgtgatgtctgtctctaggcaaccgtgacagcaacacacgcaggcagcgaggcacagacacacgaccggggtcctgcgtagatctcgccacgacaattttgctgctctgagtatttcctgtgttttattttgttcattattgttagatttagtgtgtgtgtgtgtgtgtgtgtgtgtgtgtgtgtgtgtgtgtgtgtgtgtgtgtgtgtgtgtgtgtgtgtgagacagacatgtgtat is a window encoding:
- the LOC139343785 gene encoding LOW QUALITY PROTEIN: methionine-R-sulfoxide reductase B1-A-like (The sequence of the model RefSeq protein was modified relative to this genomic sequence to represent the inferred CDS: substituted 2 bases at 2 genomic stop codons), with translation MSYCSFSGGEEYKNHFQPGVYVCSECGHELFASSSKFEHSSPWPAFSETIHEDSVSKRLLWEVWQWTGPXVLVXWTERRPLTLLNIQQLADVHP